A single Stigmatopora argus isolate UIUO_Sarg chromosome 7, RoL_Sarg_1.0, whole genome shotgun sequence DNA region contains:
- the usp38 gene encoding ubiquitin carboxyl-terminal hydrolase 38 yields the protein MDKILEGLISSAHTLPVKKAIVKKVVEAAEKDVGTEECRSLFSVTTRLILLGEDAFQKQVGFQVLEAYARYHRSEFETFFSKDFVLSLLQQGYEQLDHKDPAIVDFIHCGLRLLISCPAVLELFAAVQVEALRTVCERPGPALCARLAALLSDFVQCVPRDKAGILFCQQLVRTIGYFHCLTSQEQELGEYVAHVSKVATLLQNIWKAEPAALLPSLQEVFAIISSTDPSFEPSIALASLVQHIPVQMITILIKSLTTDQNVKDANMTKALCRMIDWLSWPLAQHVDTWVIALLKGLAAVHKFTILIDVTLLKIELVFNRLWYPIVRGGALAVLSHMLLSFQHSPEAFHLVIPHVVPLVRSLQADKLATSKAFLFQFTELVHCMMYQYSGFPDLYDHILEAVKDLPKPSEDKIKLVLNQSAWTSQFNSCASGPPRQAGKSETGKTGLVNLGNTCYMNSILQTLFMATDFRRHVLSLRLNGSGTLMKKLQMLFAFLAHTQRAAYAPRNFLEVSRPTWFNSGSQQDCSEYLRFLLDRLHEEEKTIQVLESAVSSVDVVDSLGRDAAAPAPPDVGGAPSPKSDDRRTLIERTFGGKLVTGVRCTHCDGVSEKEEPFTDLSLAFCPSRDDDKSGEVKAPLQGSVNGGGGETPASASEEQASTTALAAEREEPPLSVPDLVDYFLAPEILDRDNAYFCGKCGGLRRAERTLKVTAAPEYLILTLLRFAYDAKCHVRRKILDNVTIPPRLRLPVQRPAAPSPPAAPPAPASPPPSEPAESSENLAKKLKPSRQDEEVQSVVYVLGSVVMHSGVSSESGHYYSYGRDRAAEGDADDQKDGSGRGERVREDPSAAPAVADDWLLFNDSRVTFASFQSVQNITSRFPKDTAYVLMYRKQEAAGRDAVTGSAAANGSGQSAEPPLQKELLDAIIKDNKLYLQEQELNARTQALQAPSSSCSFRPDGSDDNNPPGSCGPSGGGGGGGGGFNTISRLVF from the exons ATGGACAAGATTCTGGAAGGCCTGATCAGCTCCGCTCACACGCTTCCAGTGAAGAAGGCCATCGTGAAGAAGGTTGTGGAGGCGGCCGAGAAGGACGTCGGGACGGAGGAATGCCGTTCCCTCTTCTCCGTCACCACTCGCCTCATTCTCCTCGGCGAGGATGCTTTCCAAAAGCAG GTGGGCTTCCAGGTACTGGAGGCGTACGCTCGCTACCACCGCTCGGAGTTTGAGACGTTCTTCAGCAAGGACTTTGTGCTCTCCTTGCTTCAGCAAGGCTACGAGCAACTGGATCACAAAGACCCGGCCATAGTGGACTTTATCCACTGCGGTCTGCGGCTGCTCATCAGCTGCCCCGCCGTGCTGGAGCTGTTCGCCGCCGTCCAGGTGGAAGCGCTGAGGACGGTGTGCGAGCGGCCCGGCCCGGCACTGTGCGCCCGCCTGGCCGCCCTGCTGTCCGACTTTGTGCAGTGCGTCCCCAGGGACAAGGCCGGCATCCTCTTTTGCCAGCAGCTGGTCAGGACTATCGGCTACTTCCACTGCCTGACCAGTCAGGAGCAGGAGCTGGGCGAGTACGTGGCCCACGTCAGCAAGGTGGCGACCTTGCTGCAGAACATCTGGAAGGCCGAGCCGGCGGCGCTGCTGCCTTCCTTGCAGGAGGTCTTTGCCATCATATCTTCCACAG ACCCATCCTTCGAGCCTTCCATCGCCTTGGCCAGTCTGGTTCAGCACATTCCGGTCCAGATGATCACCATCCTCATTAAGAGCCTCACCACCGACCAGAACGTCAAAGACGCCAACATGACCAAAGCGCTGTGCAG GATGATCGACTGGCTGTCGTGGCCTCTGGCCCAGCACGTGGACACCTGGGTCATTGCTCTGCTCAAAGGACTGGCCGCAGTTCACAAGTTCACCATTCTGATTGACGTCACTTTGCTCAAAATTGAACTG GTGTTCAACCGTCTTTGGTACCCCATCGTGCGAGGGGGGGCCCTGGCCGTCCTCTCCCACATGCTCCTGAGTTTCCAGCACTCTCCCGAGGCCTTCCATCTG GTGATTCCGCACGTGGTGCCTCTGGTGCGCTCGCTGCAGGCCGACAAGCTCGCCACCAGTAAAGCCTTCCTGTTCCAGTTCACCGAGCTGGTCCACTGCATGATGTACCAGTACTCGGGTTTCCCGGACCTCTACGACCACATTTTGGAAGCCGTCAAG GACCTTCCCAAACCGAGTGAGGACAAAATCAAGCTAGTCCTGAATCAAAGCGCCTGGACCTCACAGTTCAACTCTTGCGCCTCGGGCCCGCCGCGGCAGGCCGGCAAGTCCGAAACGGGCAAGACGGGCTTGGTCAACCTGGGCAACACCTGCTACATGAACAGCATCTTGCAGACGCTCTTCATGGCCACGGA TTTCAGACGCCACGTCTTGTCACTGCGCCTCAACGGTTCCGGCACGTTAATGAAGAAGCTACAGATGCTTTTCGCTTTCCTGGCGCACACTCAG AGGGCGGCCTACGCGCCCAGGAACTTTTTGGAGGTGTCGCGGCCGACGTGGTTCAACTCCGGTTCTCAGCAGGACTGCTCGGAATACCTGCGCTTTCTCTTAGACAG GTTACACGAAGAGGAGAAAACCATTCAGGTTTTGGAATCGGCCGTGTCCAGCGTCGACGTGGTCGACTCGCTCGGCCGAGACGCCGCGGCTCCCGCGCCCCCCGACGTGGGCGGAGCTCCCTCGCCCAAATCCGACGACAGGCGGACCCTCATCGAAAGGACGTTCGGAGGCAAGCTGGTGACGGGCGTCCGTTGCACGCACTGCGACGGCGTCTCCGAGAAGGAGGAGCCTTTCACCGACCTATCGCTGGCCTTCTGCCCCTCGCGGGACGACGACAAATCCGGAGAGGTCAAAGCGCCACTCCAGGGTTCCgtcaacggcggcggcggcgaaacCCCCGCGTCGGCGAGCGAAGAGCAAGCGAGCACAACGGCGCTGGCGGCGGAGAGGGAGGAGCCACCTTTGTCCGTGCCGGACCTGGTGGACTACTTCCTGGCTCCCGAGATCCTAGACCGGGACAACGCGTATTTCTGCGGCAAATGCGGCGGTCTACGGCGGGCGGAGCGGACCCTCAAGGTGACGGCGGCGCCCGAGTACCTGATCCTGACGCTGCTCCGCTTCGCCTACGACGCCAAGTGTCACGTGCGCCGCAAGATCCTGGACAACGTCACCATCCCGCCACGCCTGCGTCTGCCCGTCCAGCGGCCGGCGGCGCCCTCGCCGCCCGCCGCCCCGCCCGCTCCGGCGTCCCCGCCCCCGTCGGAGCCGGCGGAGAGCAGCGAGAACCTGGCCAAGAAGCTGAAACCCTCCCGTCAAGACGAGGAAGTCCAGTCGGTGGTTTACGTCCTGGGCTCCGTGGTCATGCACTCGGGCGTGTCGTCCGAGAGCGGACATTACTACTCGTACGGTCGCGACCGCGCGGCCGAGGGCGACGCCGACGACCAAAAGGACGGCTCCGGCCGAGGGGAGCGAGTCCGAGAGGACCCCAGCGCCGCCCCCGCCGTCGCCGACGACTGGCTGCTGTTCAACGACAGCAGGGTGACGTTCGCCTCCTTCCAATCGGTGCAGAACATCACCAGCCGCTTCCCCAAGGACACGGCCTACGTGCTCATGTACAGGAAACAGGAAGCGGCGGGCCGGGACGCCGTCACTGGCTCGGCGGCGGCCAACGGGAGCGGGCAGAGCGCGGAGCCGCCGCTGCAGAAAGAACTACTGGACGCCATTATCAAGGACAACAAGCTCTATCTGCAG GAACAAGAACTGAACGCTCGGACTCAGGCCCTGCAGGCCCCGTCGTCTTCCTGCTCCTTTAGGCCCGACGGCTCGGATGACAACAACCCGCCTGGGAGTTGCGGTCCGTCCGGAGGGGGAGGCGGAGGGGGCGGGGGCTTCAACACTATCAGTAGACTGGTCTTCTAA